A stretch of the Medicago truncatula cultivar Jemalong A17 chromosome 5, MtrunA17r5.0-ANR, whole genome shotgun sequence genome encodes the following:
- the LOC11436423 gene encoding protein BIG GRAIN 1-like E: MSLAGLIIDQEMNHNKKSFHRRNDSGELDVFEASRYFSGYNEVIGYNNSSTFTQKIMREERNGYKGRISLDMPMRSLLPQQFHGGIDQKQMKEKKHNKQPSSPGGRLASFLNSLFNQSTSKKKSKSSSQSMKDEDESPGGRRRRRSSISHFRSSSTADSRSIYSLNSGFRTPPYVNTPTKGCREFKTLLSDQKNEVSLKKSSTTLQNELCWDDKKKRDSNLKQFVEKKYYEEEKREVRKFNEVDDGAESDSSSDLFELQNYELSHYSSGLPVYETTNMDNIKRGSTISNVPL, from the coding sequence ATGTCCCTAGCAGGACTTATTATAGACCAAGAAATGAACCACAATAAGAAATCCTTCCACAGAAGAAATGATTCTGGTGAGCTTGATGTGTTCGAAGCATCAAGATACTTCTCAGGATACAATGAAGTTATTGGATACAATAATAGCTCAACTTTCACACAAAAGATTATGAGAGAAGAAAGGAATGGATACAAAGGTAGAATAAGCTTAGACATGCCAATGAGAAGCTTACTTCCACAACAATTTCATGGTGGAATTGATCAGAAACaaatgaaagagaagaaacacAACAAACAACCTAGCTCACCAGGTGGTAGACTTGCAAGTTTCTTGAATTCTCTCTTCAATCAATCAACATCgaagaagaaatcaaaatcaagTTCACAATCcatgaaagatgaagatgagagtCCTGGTGGTAGGAGAAGGAGGAGAAGCAGCATTAGTCATTTCAGAAGCTCTAGCACTGCAGATTCAAGGTCTATTTACTCTTTGAATTCGGGTTTTCGAACTCCTCCTTATGTAAACACTCCAACAAAGGGATGCAGGGAATTCAAAACCTTATTATCAGATCAAAAGAATGAAGTGTCTTTGAAAAAATCATCAACCACTTTGCAAAATGAGTTGTGTTGGGatgataagaaaaagagagactCAAATTTGAAACAGTTTGTGGAGAAAAAGTACTATGAAGAAGAGAAAAGGGAAGTGAGAAAATTCAATGAGGTTGATGATGGTGCAGAAAGTGATTCAAGTTCTGATTTGTTTGAATTGCAAAACTATGAATTGAGTCATTATTCAAGTGGTTTACCTGTATATGAAACTACCAACATGGATAATATCAAGAGAGGATCAACAATTTCCAATGTCCCTTTGTGA
- the LOC11435341 gene encoding truncated transcription factor CAULIFLOWER A — protein MGRSKVQLKRIENKINRQVTFSKRKTGLLKKAKEISVLCDAEVALIIFSHNGKLFDYSTDSCMEQILERHERYGYAERLLVGNDTDTQENWTMEYTRLKAKVELLQRNHRHYMGEELDSMSLKELQCLEQQLDTGLKNIRTRKTQVMYEAISELQKKEKGIQEQNNMLSKEIKEKEKVVAQEAAAQWEQPNYRVDTCFLLQDPLLPGLNMGGNYGEGAQELGRNGLDLTLETLYY, from the exons atGGGAAGGAGTAAGGTGCAGCTTAAACGGATCGAAAACAAGATCAATCGACAGGTTACTTTCTCAAAAAGGAAAACCGGTTTGCTCAAGAAAGCTAAAGAAATATCTGTTCTTTGTGATGCTGAAGTTGCTTTGATTATTTTCTCTCATAATGGAAAGCTCTTTGATTATTCAACTGATTCATG CATGGAGCAGATACTGGAACGCCATGAAAGGTATGGCTATGCGGAGAGACTACTTGTAGGAAATGATACTGATACTCAG GAAAACTGGACGATGGAATACACAAGACTCAAGGCAAAGGTTGAGCTTTTGCAGAGAAACCACAG GCACTATATGGGAGAAGAGTTAGATTCAATGAGCCTTAAAGAGCTTCAATGTCTAGAGCAGCAGTTAGATACTGGTCTCAAGAACATACGTACCCGCAAA ACTCAAGTCATGTATGAAGCCATTTCTGAACTTCAGAAAAAG GAGAAAGGGATTCAAGAGCAGAATAACATGCTCTCAAAGGAG ATcaaggagaaggagaaggttGTTGCACAAGAGGCTGCTGCTCAATGGGAGCAGCCAAATTACAGGGTTGATACATGTTTCTTACTACAAGATCCCCTTCTTCCCGGTTTGAACATGGG tGGCAATTACGGTGAGGGAGCACAAGAATTGGGGAGGAACGGGCTGGACCTGACCCTGGAAACACTATATTATTAA